Proteins co-encoded in one Theileria equi strain WA chromosome 3, complete sequence genomic window:
- a CDS encoding hypothetical protein (encoded by transcript BEWA_006780A) has product MRTKVALVGPIKADFLFCSISRSLGCKVWPKSPKGNYLLQKYYNALDHALAQSCPSQSLSEETCNLESISGNAVLFLILPNDVALTEQGPSTSSKFALSLIKVELIFDAKERVCYVEPLESSSLAPTGKADIFRKYQDSSNDVSIDVTVDGKYGGIVLEHSESLRLASIKDGIASHTLTEDSIYKFTRQTFIIDAYLYNIWPCGEWVHEFELGLLEYENWYNIYKKWTLSHKMIEFEGKFVEYLKSDTMVLPEEFSHTTYAKVDSDSDFSGYSDQGVIAENFDFQDHKLSSGISQLKSAIVEFNKGSLPCINGSYLLDGVWILNNTNICRDVRDLLLLIKSSTEWQTMELDKIKLFLYRAKMFSKSTQFRVYIYDFEIVVIAQLFLNQVYDYLLNADQRKAFQDRIVHFYREHILGQIPPVRNFVLDLYIVEEHVYLLDIKPWKYHPLILFTWQNLYEFATCRKSFETCSSSTQVSINDNIAFVILTSDNYSKHLYNLHPEDVNEIRQMLAN; this is encoded by the exons ATGCGCACAAAAGTGGCTCTGGTGGGACCAATAAAGGCAGATTTTCTGTTTTGTAGCATTTCAAGGTCCCTGGGTTGCAAGGTATGGCCAAAATCGCCTAAAGGCAATTACCTACTCCAAAAGTACTACAATGCTCTGGACCACGCACTTGCACAGTCATGTCCGAGCCAAAGTCTGTCTGAAGAAACTTGCAATCTGGAATCTATATCAGGGAATGCCGTACTTTTCCTAATACTTCCCAACGATGTTGCTTTAACGGAACAAGGTCCTTCCACCTCCAGCAAATTTGCCTTGTCACTGATAAAGG TTGAACTGATTTTTGATGCGAAGGAACGAGTGTGTTATGTGGAACCACTGGAATCCTCCAGTCTGGCTCCAACGGGGAAAGCTGATATATTCAGGAAATACCAGGATTCTAGCAACGACGTCTCTATAGACGTGACCGTTGATGGGAAATATGGTGGAATTGTTCTTGAACACTCTGAAAGTTTGCGACTCGCTTCAATCAAAGACGGTATTGCTTCGCACACCCTTACAGAAGATTCCATTTACAAGTTTACAAGACAGACTTTTATTATTGATGCAtacctttataacattTGGCCGTGCGGAG AGTGGGTACATGAGTTCGAGCTCGGCTTGCTTGAATATGAGAACTGGTACAACATTTACAAGAAATGGACGTTATCGCACAAAATGATTGAATTTGAGGGGAAGTTTGTAGAGTACCTAAAATCGGATACAATGGTTCTTCCGGAAGAATTCAGCCATACAACATATGCGAAGGTTGATTCTGATTCCGATTTCTCTGGTTACTCTGACCAAGGCGTTATCGCagaaaattttgatttcCAGGACCATAAACTTTCCTCTGGTATATCTCAACTAAAAAGCGCAATTGTG GAATTCAATAAGGGGAGCCTTCCTTGCATAAATGGTTCCTATTTATTGGACGGAGTTTGGATTCTAAACAATACAAACATCTGTCGAGATGTTAG GGATTTGCTGTTACTCATAAAGTCGTCTACTGAATGGCAAACAATGGAACTTGACAAAATCAaattattcttgtatcGAGCCAAAATGTTCAGCAAGTCCACCCAATTTAGAGTGTACATATACGACTTTGAGATTGTTGTAATAGCGCAACTATTCCTAAATCAAGTATACGACTACCTTCTAAACGCAGATCAGCGCAAAGCATTCCAGGACAGAATCGTCCACTTTTACCGTGAACATATACTAGGCCAGATTCCACCCGTACGGAACTTTGTTTTGGATCTTTACATCGTCGAGGAGCACGTCTACTTACTGGACATAAAACCGTGGAAATACCACCCGCTGATATTATTCACCTGGCAAAACCTCTACGAATTCGCTACTTGTAGGAAAAGTTTCGAAACTTGCAGCAGTTCAACTCAAGTCAGCATCAATGACAACATCGCATTCGTAATCCTAACATCCGACAACTACTCCAAGCATCTTTATAATCTACATCCAGAAGATGTAAATGAAATTAGACAAATGCTAGCCAACTAG
- a CDS encoding iron-sulfur cluster assembly accessory protein domain-containing protein (encoded by transcript BEWA_006790A): protein MFQRLLKGASLTFRSVYGHRYFSGSLGSDAFKVERHSFKARKPKDIVTLSQSARSRLYDIIADGNKVVYLTLRVKGCNGYTYEMNMIDPSSIGDMDEKILDEDGKTILVIENKAVFYLIGSHIGYSDGDLAEGFTFENPNVTSKCGCGKSFQFG from the exons ATGTTTCAGAGATTGCTAAAAGGGGCGAGCTTGACGTTTAGGAGCGTGTACGGCCATAGGTATTTCTCTGGTTCTCTAGGGAGTGACGCATTCAAGGTAGAACGGCACAGTTTCAAGGCTAGAAAGCCAAAAGATATTGTAACTTTATCGCAATCGGCTCGTAGTCGACTTTATGATATAATCGCAGACG GTAACAAGGTTGTATACCTCACTTTACGTGTAAAGGGCTGCAATGGCTATACTTATGAGATGAACATGATAGATCCGTCTAGTATCGGtgatatggatgaaaaaATCCTTGATGAGGATGGGAAAACGATCCTTGTGATTGAGAACAAGGCAGTATTCTACCTTATTGGTAGTCACATTGGTTACTCAGACGGAGACTTGGCGGAAGGGTTCACATTTGAGAACCCGAATGTCACATCAAAGTGTGGTTGTGGCAAGAGCTTTCAATTTGGTTAG